In the Pseudomonas sp. ADAK2 genome, one interval contains:
- a CDS encoding SDR family NAD(P)-dependent oxidoreductase, producing the protein MNFSGKTAIVTGAGRGLGFVYARELARLGANVVISDIGADNIGDGADTSIALDAARTLQSEGYSVIGHHGDLASEQGCRQLVETAIEAFGQLDIVIHNAGWVGYQSIEEAELSFIERAVDINIHTPIWLCKHAWKHLRQSAVARVVLTSSDRAMYQQYAQPGLVAYAAGKMAQLGIMNALSMEGATDGILVNAVSPVAKTRMWGVTGEPDNLKPEWVAPGVIFLASQLCQDTGYILRASNGQFTATRFAENKGVDYPVDLARVEASSAEQIAQLWDHIKEC; encoded by the coding sequence ATGAACTTTTCAGGAAAGACGGCGATTGTAACGGGCGCTGGTCGAGGCCTCGGTTTCGTCTATGCACGGGAATTGGCCAGGCTGGGCGCCAATGTCGTGATCAGTGATATCGGTGCGGACAACATCGGCGATGGTGCGGACACATCCATTGCCCTCGATGCCGCCCGGACGCTTCAGTCCGAGGGTTACAGCGTTATCGGCCACCACGGCGACCTGGCTTCCGAGCAAGGTTGTCGGCAATTGGTCGAGACGGCCATCGAGGCATTCGGGCAACTCGATATCGTGATCCACAACGCCGGTTGGGTCGGTTATCAATCGATTGAAGAGGCCGAGTTGTCATTTATCGAGCGCGCGGTGGATATCAATATCCATACGCCCATCTGGCTGTGCAAGCATGCCTGGAAACACCTCAGGCAATCTGCTGTTGCGCGTGTGGTCCTGACCTCTTCGGATCGGGCGATGTACCAGCAATATGCTCAGCCGGGCCTGGTGGCTTATGCGGCGGGCAAAATGGCACAACTGGGCATCATGAACGCGCTGAGCATGGAAGGCGCAACCGATGGCATCCTGGTCAATGCCGTATCGCCCGTCGCCAAAACCAGGATGTGGGGCGTGACCGGGGAACCGGACAATCTGAAGCCTGAGTGGGTGGCGCCCGGTGTGATTTTCCTGGCTTCGCAACTGTGTCAGGACACCGGCTACATTCTGCGAGCCAGCAATGGCCAATTCACTGCTACACGGTTTGCCGAGAACAAGGGCGTCGACTATCCCGTCGACCTGGCCCGGGTCGAGGCATCCAGCGCCGAGCAAATTGCTCAATTGTGGGACCACATCAAGGAGTGTTGA
- a CDS encoding LysR family transcriptional regulator yields MIETRLLRQFIAVAEELHFHKAAIRLHMAQPPLSQAINRLEDKLGFSLFTRNKRGVKLTPAGSAFLEAAYSTLKELELGVEHARQVSEGIAGKLTVTAVSIAYYESLLNTLRQFRETFPKVQLIIKEMPSSSQAKAILSGDADIAFMRKLPISADNIESRLLLDEEIVMALPTHHPKAQAGQIDLRDFAGEDFVFTPEALGTGYHSQLIALCEAAGFYPKVVQEAAQIHTLIGLVACGFGVALVPESIANSIMRDKVLFRRIFPVTESPNPAIGLYMSWNTHNESPLMDSFISMLDFSAEPHVEGALAEQVR; encoded by the coding sequence ATGATCGAAACCCGACTACTCAGGCAGTTCATTGCCGTGGCGGAAGAACTGCATTTTCACAAAGCCGCGATTCGCCTGCACATGGCCCAGCCTCCCCTGAGTCAGGCCATCAATCGCCTGGAAGACAAATTGGGTTTCAGCCTGTTCACGCGCAATAAGCGCGGGGTAAAACTGACACCCGCAGGCAGTGCCTTTCTGGAGGCGGCCTACAGCACACTCAAGGAGCTGGAGCTGGGGGTGGAACACGCTCGCCAGGTATCCGAAGGCATCGCCGGCAAACTCACGGTCACCGCGGTGTCCATCGCCTACTACGAGTCGCTGCTCAATACCCTCAGGCAGTTTCGCGAAACCTTTCCCAAGGTCCAGCTGATCATCAAGGAAATGCCATCCTCCAGCCAGGCCAAGGCGATTCTGTCCGGAGACGCCGATATCGCCTTCATGCGCAAACTGCCCATTTCGGCGGACAACATCGAATCGCGCTTGTTGCTCGACGAAGAAATCGTCATGGCGCTCCCCACCCATCATCCAAAAGCACAAGCCGGGCAAATCGACCTGCGGGATTTCGCCGGCGAAGACTTCGTGTTCACCCCCGAAGCCCTGGGCACCGGTTATCACAGCCAGCTCATTGCCTTATGCGAAGCCGCCGGTTTTTATCCGAAAGTGGTGCAGGAAGCTGCACAGATTCACACCCTGATCGGCCTGGTGGCCTGCGGGTTCGGCGTGGCGCTGGTACCCGAATCCATCGCCAACTCGATCATGCGCGACAAGGTTCTGTTTCGCAGAATTTTCCCGGTAACCGAGTCGCCCAACCCCGCCATCGGGTTGTACATGAGCTGGAATACCCACAACGAATCACCGCTGATGGATAGTTTTATTTCCATGCTCGACTTCAGCGCAGAGCCTCATGTCGAAGGCGCCCTGGCCGAACAGGTTCGCTAG
- a CDS encoding phenylacetate--CoA ligase family protein gives MLVHNDHYYGILQGAEREILHHGDLIPDEPFYERKLEAVWARARHSEFYRALGAYSLAGFQALALTPKASLKASPQAFCTVDYGQAAKYYATTGTTGQPTPSPRLKEDVIWNSVSVAFHWRHIIKPGSRVANLMPSDVVPVGDLIANVCEYLDVSHVRAYPFTTGITDWERLCTMFETYQPTVIFIAPGVLVQLTRYLKQRQMLDRIAGSVNAIMLLGEVNTRPFRQKLGQWWGCDIHDASYGSTETGTLAAVTQGKVQRLTTATNYFELVTADGRVVPLSEGATGRLVVTPLNLYARPLLRLDTGDSVTITSHCAPGLPGPTMLVNGRDSDAVVVAGVDLEIRKIEEIVYGSCNATGYLIEVDRQTDTANLILERDVVWDNSTEPMLADSLRSSSQDRIKLHWDKILFVNNLAAINKSGASQKSWKKTNLRFVGGQQ, from the coding sequence ATGTTAGTTCACAACGATCATTACTATGGGATTTTGCAGGGGGCCGAACGTGAAATCCTGCATCACGGAGACTTGATCCCGGATGAGCCATTCTATGAGCGCAAACTGGAAGCCGTTTGGGCGCGTGCGCGGCACAGCGAATTTTACCGAGCGCTGGGGGCCTACAGCCTCGCCGGGTTCCAGGCACTTGCGCTGACGCCAAAGGCGAGCCTCAAGGCTTCACCCCAGGCGTTCTGCACGGTCGATTACGGTCAGGCCGCCAAGTATTACGCCACCACCGGCACCACGGGCCAGCCCACTCCCAGCCCGCGGCTCAAGGAAGACGTGATCTGGAACTCCGTTTCGGTGGCGTTCCACTGGCGTCACATCATCAAGCCCGGGTCACGGGTCGCCAACCTCATGCCTTCGGACGTCGTTCCTGTAGGGGACCTGATCGCCAACGTCTGCGAATACCTCGATGTTTCCCACGTGCGCGCCTACCCCTTTACCACCGGGATTACCGATTGGGAGCGCTTGTGCACGATGTTCGAAACTTACCAGCCTACGGTGATTTTCATTGCGCCCGGCGTGCTGGTTCAACTGACCCGTTACCTCAAACAGCGGCAGATGCTTGACCGGATTGCCGGGTCGGTGAACGCCATCATGTTGCTGGGTGAGGTCAATACCCGACCGTTCCGGCAAAAGCTTGGGCAGTGGTGGGGGTGCGACATCCACGACGCCAGCTACGGCAGCACTGAAACCGGCACCCTGGCGGCCGTCACCCAAGGCAAGGTCCAGCGGTTGACCACCGCCACCAATTATTTCGAACTGGTGACCGCCGATGGCCGGGTGGTACCCCTGAGCGAAGGGGCTACCGGTCGGCTGGTAGTGACCCCGCTGAACCTGTACGCCCGGCCTTTGTTGCGTCTGGATACGGGCGATAGCGTGACTATCACTTCGCACTGTGCGCCAGGTTTGCCGGGCCCCACGATGCTGGTCAATGGGCGGGATTCGGATGCGGTGGTGGTGGCGGGCGTAGACCTGGAAATCCGCAAGATCGAGGAGATCGTCTACGGCAGCTGCAACGCCACCGGTTACCTGATTGAGGTGGACCGACAGACAGACACTGCCAACCTGATCCTTGAGCGCGACGTGGTCTGGGACAACAGCACCGAGCCCATGCTCGCCGACTCGTTGCGTTCATCCTCCCAGGACCGGATCAAGCTGCATTGGGACAAGATCCTGTTCGTCAATAACCTGGCTGCCATCAACAAGAGCGGCGCTTCACAAAAGAGCTGGAAGAAGACCAACCTGCGTTTCGTGGGAGGTCAGCAATGA
- a CDS encoding prenyltransferase/squalene oxidase repeat-containing protein, producing MTSSSQVRPHFPDGFGVVSGQPDLWCTYAAIRSLAWVDRLHSADQPQIRRYIQSRYNRDGGYAWSKGMPSDAWATFYCTETLNDLGGMEPVAEATEAWLDSLSDGRAYGMCAGQGADVWATHYAVRTLVNVCHREVKEPTALLDWLSGLQCENGGLSWSPEFARRDKADVRACFYGVMAWKALSQQGAWVPTWDMERLVKWLQLQQLDCAGFRFSEAADSPCLWATYRATATLAALGAGPLGASDCVDWIYSLRGPGGAFVRWEGYDCEDVWAVFCAVGSLKALNQDVRALGDDVSRFIQHLYVDTGGYTYREKSAAADVLTTAATVLAGHLEPEAAESAVRWIEGCQMPNEAGVMYMPGRGAEVRCTAWALATGAFRAAPERRREILAWLARIQNPDGGFGFWEGRGSDMVSTASAVSIAQMLGDAQGIDLGQLERFVRRCSVSEQPSMFSNFPAATPSFRASIQALKCLQFLGHGEVIALQGLLARHKVKQGGFANVGNRIPDLLSTYEAIAAMNAFGLEVEGPHLTYFLDKVATAAGYAWSPMFREGEDALSGCLGSLLRHHMDGRLNSLPHLYLS from the coding sequence ATGACTTCTTCCAGTCAGGTGCGGCCGCACTTTCCCGACGGTTTTGGCGTGGTCAGCGGTCAACCGGATTTGTGGTGTACCTATGCCGCCATTCGCAGCCTGGCCTGGGTCGATCGATTGCACAGCGCCGACCAACCGCAGATACGCCGCTACATCCAGTCCCGGTACAACCGCGACGGCGGCTACGCATGGAGCAAAGGCATGCCTTCGGATGCCTGGGCGACGTTTTATTGCACCGAAACCCTCAACGACCTGGGCGGCATGGAGCCTGTCGCCGAGGCCACCGAGGCCTGGCTGGACAGTCTGTCGGATGGCCGCGCCTACGGCATGTGCGCGGGGCAGGGCGCTGATGTCTGGGCGACGCATTACGCCGTGCGAACCCTGGTCAATGTCTGCCATCGCGAGGTGAAAGAGCCTACGGCGTTACTTGACTGGCTCAGCGGTTTGCAGTGCGAGAACGGTGGCCTGAGCTGGTCGCCCGAGTTCGCCCGTCGCGACAAGGCCGACGTCCGCGCCTGTTTTTATGGCGTCATGGCCTGGAAGGCGCTCAGCCAGCAAGGCGCCTGGGTGCCGACGTGGGACATGGAGCGTCTGGTCAAGTGGTTGCAACTTCAACAGCTCGACTGCGCTGGCTTCAGGTTCAGCGAGGCGGCGGACAGTCCTTGTCTGTGGGCGACTTACCGCGCCACGGCGACCTTGGCCGCGCTGGGGGCCGGACCACTGGGGGCCTCCGACTGCGTGGACTGGATCTATTCGCTGCGCGGCCCGGGCGGTGCCTTTGTGCGTTGGGAAGGTTACGACTGCGAGGATGTCTGGGCGGTGTTTTGCGCCGTTGGTTCGCTCAAGGCATTGAACCAGGATGTCCGCGCCCTGGGGGATGACGTGAGCCGGTTCATCCAGCACCTTTATGTCGACACTGGCGGCTACACCTACCGTGAAAAAAGCGCCGCGGCCGACGTGCTGACGACGGCGGCAACGGTGCTGGCCGGCCACCTCGAACCGGAGGCGGCAGAGTCGGCCGTTCGCTGGATCGAGGGCTGTCAGATGCCCAACGAGGCGGGCGTCATGTACATGCCCGGGCGTGGCGCCGAAGTGCGTTGTACGGCCTGGGCATTGGCGACCGGAGCCTTTCGGGCGGCGCCGGAACGCCGGCGCGAGATACTTGCCTGGCTGGCCAGGATTCAGAATCCCGATGGCGGGTTCGGGTTCTGGGAAGGGCGCGGCTCGGACATGGTGTCGACGGCGTCAGCGGTGTCGATTGCGCAAATGCTGGGGGACGCGCAAGGCATCGACCTCGGGCAACTGGAGCGGTTTGTCCGCCGTTGCAGCGTGTCGGAACAACCGTCGATGTTCAGTAATTTTCCGGCGGCGACCCCATCGTTTCGAGCCAGTATCCAGGCGCTTAAATGCCTTCAGTTCCTGGGGCATGGCGAGGTGATTGCGTTGCAAGGCCTGCTGGCCCGGCACAAGGTCAAGCAGGGCGGGTTTGCCAACGTCGGCAATCGCATCCCGGACTTACTGAGCACCTACGAAGCCATCGCCGCGATGAATGCTTTCGGCCTCGAAGTGGAAGGCCCGCACCTGACGTACTTCCTGGACAAGGTGGCAACCGCAGCCGGTTACGCGTGGTCGCCAATGTTTCGAGAAGGTGAAGATGCGTTGTCCGGATGCCTGGGCAGTTTGCTCCGACATCACATGGACGGACGGCTGAACTCACTTCCCCATTTGTACTTGTCTTGA
- a CDS encoding 3-deoxy-7-phosphoheptulonate synthase: MLSTQKNPNTPVSDWTPESWRSRPALHQPTYACSQEHRQALHVLARSPALVSANKVLQLKALIAQAQDGKRFILQGGDCAESFAQCTSEAVASQLKVLQQMSQVLMHRLQMPVVCMGRLAGQYAKPRSCDTETLGADSLPVYRGDIVNDSEFEHDARRADPGRLLKAHAHSASTLGFVRALYETGIGELLMPKNWAMKWADHLPERDTYLHTVQGVHHALHFMNTLAGSDTDNFLHRDIFTSHEALLLDYEHGLTRQVPGFEGWFDLSTHFPWIGKRTADLEGAHVEFCRGIRNPLGVKVGSDLSADELTALIERLNPDNEPGRLTLIHRLGARDLREKLPALLNAVRRAGANVLWLCDPMHGNTETLACGTKTRRFELIMAEIEAAFLVHSDHGTRLGGLHLELTGDDVSECLGGARDLQPEDLSRRYLSKVDPRLNYEQALELALRVAHLDTLQPGTRH, encoded by the coding sequence ATGCTGTCCACGCAGAAAAACCCGAACACACCCGTGTCGGACTGGACGCCTGAGTCGTGGCGCTCGCGACCCGCGCTTCATCAACCGACGTACGCGTGCTCACAGGAACACCGGCAAGCGTTGCACGTCCTTGCCCGCAGCCCTGCACTGGTTAGCGCCAACAAAGTCCTCCAGCTCAAGGCCTTGATTGCCCAGGCCCAGGACGGTAAGCGTTTCATCCTGCAGGGGGGCGATTGCGCCGAATCGTTCGCGCAATGTACCAGTGAGGCAGTGGCCAGCCAGCTCAAGGTACTGCAGCAGATGAGCCAAGTGCTGATGCACCGCTTGCAAATGCCGGTGGTGTGCATGGGCCGTCTCGCCGGCCAATACGCCAAACCGCGTTCCTGTGATACCGAAACCTTGGGTGCGGACAGCCTGCCGGTGTACCGCGGCGATATCGTCAATGACAGCGAATTCGAGCATGACGCACGCCGTGCCGACCCCGGGCGCCTGCTCAAGGCCCACGCTCACTCGGCGTCGACCCTGGGTTTTGTGCGTGCACTTTATGAAACCGGCATCGGTGAACTGCTGATGCCGAAGAACTGGGCCATGAAGTGGGCCGATCATCTGCCAGAGCGCGACACCTATCTGCACACAGTCCAGGGTGTGCACCACGCCTTGCACTTCATGAACACCCTGGCCGGCAGTGATACCGACAACTTCCTCCACCGGGACATCTTCACGTCCCATGAGGCGCTGTTGCTCGACTATGAACACGGCCTGACCCGGCAAGTGCCCGGGTTTGAAGGCTGGTTCGATCTGTCGACGCATTTCCCCTGGATCGGCAAGCGAACCGCGGACCTGGAGGGCGCTCATGTGGAGTTCTGTCGCGGCATCCGTAACCCGCTCGGGGTGAAAGTAGGCAGTGATCTTTCTGCCGATGAGTTAACGGCGTTGATCGAACGACTGAACCCCGACAATGAGCCGGGGCGCCTGACCTTGATTCATCGGCTTGGCGCCCGCGACCTGCGCGAAAAGCTGCCCGCCCTGCTTAACGCGGTCCGCCGGGCCGGCGCCAACGTGCTGTGGCTGTGCGATCCGATGCACGGCAATACCGAGACACTGGCCTGTGGCACCAAGACCCGGCGTTTCGAACTCATCATGGCGGAGATCGAGGCCGCATTCCTCGTCCACAGTGACCACGGCACACGGCTGGGCGGCCTGCATCTGGAGCTGACAGGCGACGATGTGAGCGAATGCCTGGGTGGCGCCCGTGACCTGCAACCAGAAGATCTTTCCCGACGCTATCTGAGCAAGGTCGATCCGCGACTCAACTATGAACAGGCCCTGGAACTGGCTTTACGGGTCGCTCACCTCGACACCCTCCAGCCAGGTACACGCCACTGA
- a CDS encoding acyl-CoA synthetase produces MSGEQVFSTSGSTSSPCQWVRTRQQMEQEAALVLGRWAPGVTDILSFAPPEHSYGMILGQVGAEVTHARLQQCSLENLVLPDLQVLGPTVILCIASTWKVLASLLERLVEQVPVLVLHSASVLPSGAHEVVTRFAGREVGFVEILGSTETGAIAHRPVVEETQAPIGWTVFEDVSLLNRTGIESRLEIHSPRIARAVGHRVPALTHQSDDLVVALDREHFHWQGRASQLIKINGVRQDLGVIQAELIAATHCQNLVCVPLRDALRGESYQVLFSALGHNEASILQAINLLGTHFPRPVQVRRVEHLPVSASGKPQAWAIQETGKRMP; encoded by the coding sequence ATGAGTGGGGAACAGGTCTTCAGCACCTCCGGTTCGACCTCCTCACCTTGCCAGTGGGTGCGTACGCGCCAGCAGATGGAACAGGAAGCTGCGTTGGTCCTGGGGCGCTGGGCGCCCGGGGTCACCGACATCCTGTCGTTCGCCCCCCCTGAACACAGTTACGGAATGATCCTGGGACAGGTCGGCGCCGAAGTCACTCACGCCAGGCTGCAGCAATGCTCGCTGGAAAACCTGGTGTTGCCGGATCTGCAAGTGCTTGGCCCGACGGTGATTCTGTGCATCGCCAGCACCTGGAAGGTCTTGGCGTCATTGCTTGAGCGCCTTGTCGAGCAGGTTCCGGTGTTGGTGCTGCACAGCGCATCGGTGCTGCCCAGCGGCGCTCATGAAGTGGTCACCCGCTTTGCCGGGCGAGAGGTGGGTTTTGTCGAGATTCTTGGCTCGACCGAGACCGGCGCCATCGCTCACCGCCCGGTGGTCGAAGAGACGCAGGCGCCGATCGGCTGGACGGTGTTCGAGGACGTTTCGTTGCTCAACAGGACGGGTATTGAGTCACGCCTGGAAATCCACAGCCCGCGTATTGCCCGTGCCGTCGGACATCGAGTGCCGGCGCTGACGCACCAAAGTGATGACCTGGTCGTTGCGTTGGACCGCGAGCACTTTCATTGGCAGGGAAGGGCCAGTCAACTGATCAAGATCAACGGCGTGCGCCAGGACCTTGGAGTCATCCAGGCCGAGCTCATCGCTGCGACGCACTGCCAGAACCTGGTCTGCGTACCCCTGCGCGATGCACTTCGCGGGGAGTCCTATCAAGTGCTGTTCAGTGCACTTGGCCACAACGAGGCCAGCATCCTCCAGGCAATCAACCTCCTGGGCACCCATTTCCCCAGGCCCGTGCAGGTCCGACGCGTTGAGCATTTGCCAGTGTCCGCCAGCGGCAAGCCACAGGCCTGGGCTATCCAGGAAACAGGGAAAAGAATGCCATGA
- a CDS encoding acyl carrier protein, translating into MSSSNTVNEDIRASLEALLGPEVRTIGADQSFRDFIGERFDSLMAVEVVTTIEERFGIEVDFVGDDVRYWFETLEKMEQFVKGRLEDNATLQAV; encoded by the coding sequence ATGTCGAGTTCAAATACGGTAAATGAAGATATCCGCGCTTCGCTAGAAGCTTTATTGGGACCGGAGGTACGAACCATTGGTGCCGACCAGAGCTTTCGGGATTTCATCGGAGAGCGATTCGACAGCCTGATGGCCGTCGAAGTGGTGACCACCATTGAAGAGCGTTTCGGGATCGAGGTCGACTTCGTCGGTGACGACGTTCGTTACTGGTTCGAGACGCTGGAAAAGATGGAGCAGTTTGTCAAAGGCCGGCTTGAAGACAACGCCACGCTGCAGGCTGTGTGA
- a CDS encoding amidase family protein: MNTRIAEQSIKHYLSGQTTSQEQVVALPDFLKLSMRERHRLLEQQPQLKEQWAMHYAQWAAWADSQYRCLVSSVADDDAVFRLGVKDTVDVQGMPTRLGLRSYRHYPRASASALRGLHPEVRTLFKVATTELNIGFVSGCSNPLYPTIDPSGSSTGSAVAVAAHICDISLGTDVLGSVRWPAAHCGMVGLRMTHKPDNLDGVFPLSPSMDALGWITRTVDDLDFLLPRLGLDKQLGEQLPPKRDYRIGVLTHIDEGLTSAPMLDMMRQAKTLLADLGMQQVPVQLPELWACRGAAWQLCARDAWVASQVWEGVFNTELHWSTLAALEVGAELTDTEYAQIAERMQSVRAGIGTCFDEASVDFVIFPIDPYRPFNTKNPQPGDSTIPSPVDVDYARKIGFTPLASFSGLPAITLPITLSADGKAPLALQIMGRRDSELQLIDLAKRLESLRGPMPAASTAK, translated from the coding sequence ATGAACACCCGCATTGCAGAACAGAGCATCAAACATTACCTGTCCGGGCAGACGACGTCGCAGGAACAGGTTGTCGCGTTACCGGACTTTCTCAAGCTATCGATGCGAGAGCGCCACAGGTTGCTCGAACAGCAGCCGCAGTTGAAGGAACAATGGGCCATGCACTATGCCCAGTGGGCGGCTTGGGCCGACAGCCAATACCGGTGTCTGGTGTCGAGCGTGGCCGACGACGACGCGGTGTTTCGTCTGGGGGTCAAGGATACGGTGGACGTTCAAGGCATGCCGACGCGACTGGGGCTGCGCAGCTATCGCCACTATCCCCGAGCGTCCGCCAGCGCATTGAGGGGATTGCACCCTGAGGTCCGAACGCTGTTCAAGGTCGCCACCACGGAACTCAACATAGGGTTTGTCTCCGGTTGCAGCAACCCGTTGTACCCGACCATTGATCCGTCGGGGTCCAGTACCGGTTCGGCGGTCGCGGTGGCGGCGCATATCTGCGATATCTCCCTGGGCACGGATGTGCTCGGGTCGGTCCGCTGGCCGGCAGCCCATTGCGGCATGGTCGGGCTGCGGATGACTCACAAGCCGGACAATCTGGACGGGGTTTTTCCGTTGTCGCCCTCCATGGACGCGCTGGGGTGGATCACCCGTACCGTCGATGACCTGGATTTTCTGCTGCCAAGATTGGGCCTGGACAAGCAACTCGGCGAGCAGCTACCGCCCAAGCGCGATTACCGGATCGGGGTTTTGACGCATATCGACGAAGGGCTGACCAGCGCACCGATGCTCGACATGATGCGCCAGGCAAAAACGTTGCTGGCTGACCTGGGCATGCAGCAGGTGCCCGTGCAGTTGCCTGAACTCTGGGCCTGTCGCGGCGCCGCCTGGCAGTTGTGCGCTCGCGATGCCTGGGTGGCTTCGCAGGTCTGGGAAGGTGTATTCAATACCGAGTTGCACTGGTCGACGCTCGCGGCCCTTGAGGTCGGGGCCGAACTCACAGACACCGAATACGCGCAAATCGCCGAACGCATGCAATCGGTACGCGCCGGGATCGGAACGTGTTTTGACGAAGCGTCGGTGGATTTCGTGATTTTTCCTATCGACCCGTATCGTCCTTTCAACACGAAAAATCCCCAGCCTGGCGACTCGACCATTCCATCCCCCGTCGATGTCGACTACGCACGGAAAATCGGTTTTACACCGCTAGCCAGCTTCAGTGGACTGCCCGCTATTACCTTGCCCATCACCCTGAGTGCCGACGGCAAGGCGCCCCTGGCGTTACAGATCATGGGGCGACGAGACAGCGAGCTGCAATTGATCGACCTGGCCAAACGACTCGAGTCGCTGCGTGGCCCGATGCCCGCTGCTTCAACCGCTAAATAA
- the asnB gene encoding asparagine synthase (glutamine-hydrolyzing), whose product MCGIAGWVDFSRVLTGQASIVREMTASLARRGPDAEGVWQGQHALLGHRRLSIIDLSGGAQPMSYTTGSGAEVVLVYTGEVYNYVELRERLRSAGHRFITRSDTEVVLHAYLEWGEQCVEHLNGMFAFAVFDGRSARLLLMRDRLGVKPLFYAPLDSGLLFASEPKAILAHPQFKRALDVVGLVDALSLSKATTQTPFQGIRELTPGHCLQLTAGRGPVLQRYWSLERREHTDSLAQTVERTRALLEKALGEQLYADVPVCTLLSGGLDSTILTAMAQKKLQAEQGGVVNSFSVDFVGQAEQFRSDSFRPDRDQPFALAAAEAIGSHHQTILIENQELVAEAARQSVFRSNDSAQTFGDVDTSLYLLFKAIREHSTVAISGEAADEVFGGYAWFRDPHALQAQRFPWLSRMQLLHSEMINPDFNKLCDFTEYQRASYGQAVDSVEHLRGDSVDERKMREVCHMHVHRWMPILLDRKDRLSMYAGLEVRVPYTDHELVEYVYNVPWDIKSKDGVEKWLLKQACADLVPAAVLQRKKSPYPTSANLAYEQFLRGQTQALLQEPGNAVFQIIDRTHLRRELEHPAGYFNSQLKRNNLETALSLGAWLKDYNLAL is encoded by the coding sequence ATGTGTGGAATTGCTGGATGGGTCGATTTTTCGAGAGTACTCACAGGTCAGGCCTCGATCGTTCGAGAGATGACCGCTAGCCTCGCCCGACGAGGCCCGGATGCCGAAGGCGTATGGCAGGGGCAGCACGCCTTGCTCGGGCATCGGCGTCTGTCGATTATCGATTTGAGTGGCGGGGCGCAACCGATGAGCTACACCACCGGCAGCGGTGCCGAAGTGGTGCTGGTCTACACCGGTGAGGTCTACAACTATGTCGAGTTGCGTGAGCGCCTGCGCAGTGCCGGTCACCGGTTTATTACCCGCAGCGATACCGAGGTGGTGCTGCATGCCTACCTGGAGTGGGGAGAGCAGTGTGTGGAGCACCTCAACGGCATGTTTGCCTTCGCCGTGTTTGATGGTCGCAGTGCGCGTTTGCTGTTGATGCGCGATCGCCTGGGGGTCAAGCCGCTGTTTTATGCGCCTCTGGACTCGGGCTTGCTGTTCGCCTCGGAGCCGAAGGCAATCCTGGCCCATCCGCAGTTCAAGCGTGCGCTGGATGTCGTTGGCCTGGTGGATGCGTTGTCATTGTCCAAAGCCACCACGCAGACGCCGTTCCAGGGCATCCGCGAGTTGACTCCCGGCCATTGCTTGCAACTGACGGCCGGGCGGGGTCCCGTCCTGCAACGCTACTGGTCGCTGGAGCGCCGGGAGCATACCGACAGCCTGGCGCAAACCGTCGAAAGGACCCGAGCCCTGCTTGAAAAGGCGCTGGGTGAACAGCTCTATGCCGACGTGCCCGTGTGTACATTGCTGTCAGGTGGCCTCGACTCAACGATTTTGACGGCCATGGCTCAGAAGAAACTGCAAGCGGAGCAGGGCGGTGTGGTCAACTCGTTCTCCGTGGATTTTGTCGGCCAGGCCGAACAGTTTCGCAGTGACAGTTTTCGCCCCGACCGCGATCAACCGTTTGCATTGGCGGCCGCCGAAGCCATTGGCAGCCATCACCAGACCATCTTGATTGAAAATCAGGAGTTGGTGGCCGAGGCCGCACGGCAATCGGTGTTCAGGTCCAACGATTCGGCCCAGACGTTTGGTGATGTAGATACGTCCCTGTATTTGCTGTTCAAGGCGATACGTGAACATTCCACGGTGGCCATTTCAGGCGAGGCGGCGGATGAGGTGTTCGGTGGCTACGCCTGGTTCCGCGATCCTCACGCCCTGCAAGCCCAGCGTTTTCCATGGTTGTCGCGCATGCAACTGTTGCACAGCGAGATGATCAATCCGGATTTCAACAAACTCTGCGATTTCACCGAGTACCAGCGCGCCAGTTACGGTCAGGCCGTGGACAGTGTCGAGCATCTGCGCGGCGACAGCGTCGATGAGCGCAAGATGCGGGAGGTTTGCCACATGCATGTGCATCGCTGGATGCCGATCCTGCTCGACCGCAAGGATCGCTTGAGCATGTACGCCGGCCTGGAGGTGCGGGTGCCTTACACCGATCATGAGTTGGTCGAGTACGTCTATAACGTGCCATGGGACATCAAAAGCAAGGACGGCGTCGAGAAGTGGCTGCTCAAGCAAGCCTGTGCAGACCTGGTGCCTGCCGCGGTGCTGCAACGCAAGAAGAGTCCTTATCCGACGTCGGCAAACCTGGCCTATGAGCAGTTTTTACGTGGACAAACCCAGGCATTGCTGCAAGAGCCGGGTAATGCGGTGTTCCAGATCATCGATCGCACTCACCTGCGCCGTGAGCTTGAGCACCCTGCGGGCTATTTCAACTCCCAACTCAAGCGCAATAACCTGGAAACGGCGCTCTCCCTGGGGGCCTGGCTCAAGGACTACAACCTGGCGCTCTAG